From the Xiphophorus couchianus chromosome 11, X_couchianus-1.0, whole genome shotgun sequence genome, the window TACTCGGCTGTATTCCCTGAGGAAGTCGTGGTGTTCCGTAGGGGTTGGTTTTGGGTCTTTCTTACGGTACCACATTTAAGAAAGTGGTACCACGGTCAAGAACGGACAACAGTTACggttgttttgaaaatttcatGAATATGATCTGGGTGGAGTTTATTAGTATGGCAGCATAGAGCTATTGcctcaggaaaagaaaaataatcgtATTGCATTATCAGTTGAAAAGCTTATTAATCCAAGAATATCTTTATAACAAATAGGCTACACAATAATTCATTTTGcaacacaaaaaattaaattacagtaaTGTGATAACATTATCATGTTATATCAACAGAATTGTTGCTACAACATACATTGTTTACATCATAACTGGAGGATGTTCCACATTCCAATAAGAAAACGTTTTATGACACAATCATTAGTATTCCAATAATATGTTTTCAAACTTGTAACAAACATTATCGAgcttttacaactttattactCTATTGTAAGACCTAGCACTGAAGGTTTCTGTATTTGTGTGGgtgcgcatgtgtgtgcgtgAAGTTTGGCATAGATGTGTAGAGGAGAGGATTAAACGAGTGTGCCTCCTCCTCCacttttctgaatattttagtattGTATAGATAACTATTTACTTTAATCTACAAGTTGaacatgttcaaaataaaatctttacacAAACAACAAACTCACCTGCCAGGCATCCAGTTCTTGAGACAGCACCACCTTGTGTTTGATTGTGTTGAGAAGCTGCTGAGTGAGCGATTCTTTCTCCTGACGAACTTTGGCCAGTTCACTCTCCAGAGAGCTggatagaaaagaaaataccattagcctttatttatttattttttgttataaattaaagATAATGTCTAATAAAACACTGGGGCGTTTTGTGTTGCAGTATCACCTGTAGCTCTgattttctcctcctctgaaGGGTTTAATTTCTTCCCTGAGAGACTCAAGTTCCTTTTCCTGAGACTGGAGCTGCAaggacagaaaataataaagtttcagcactttattttaaatacatcttgggattatttatataaaatacaaactgtAAAACACCAGTTGTCTAATAGAAGAATTAAGACATCATTTTCAACAATATACACATCCTGTAATAATTCCAACTTTGTATGATAAGATATCAAAACTTACATTGCTGTCTCAAAAATGATCCTCCCATTGAACACACATTATCCTCCCATTGAACACACAttagaaacattattttactttttactgtcTTGAAGGGGgactttttcatttaatttttttctgttttcgcTAATTGCAATATGCAATATCCTCTGCTCTGGTGACCTGCTGCTTTAATGAATGTTGAATTCATGTGTAGCTCTTAACAGACCTCGTCCTTTAATGCTTGTATTTGTTCATCTTTGGCCTGCAGCGCTGAGGAGTGAGCCAAGAGAGCCTCTGTAGCCTATAAATAACAGGAAACATAAAGAGCACAAAATGTTTACACAGATTTTGTCGCAATATGTTGGCATCTCTGCAAGGTTTCCAATAAAAATTAATTGTGGACACGTGTTAGTACCAGACACTTCTAACATAGGGGATGTGAGTAGAGGTTCAGAATTAGCAGACAGTTCCCAGGTCAGACAATAAAGTTACTGTATGTGTGTATCTGTGAGTACCTGTGTCTGCTGAATTTCACTGAGCAGAGACaaaggttgtgtgtgtgtactgcCCAGGAAGCTCTCCTCTCCCaggttcagatgtttttgttgtaaagaGCGATTCAAGGTGCGTAACTCAAACACAACCCCCTGCTCCTGCTCTATCTATGTTCACacacaaaatacacacacacacacacacacacacacagagaccaTAAGAAGCAAACAGGCAGACTGTGTAGGATTTTAAAGCAGATGTGTTAGTTATTTCTGTTAGTGATGaatggtattattattattaggacAGTTGTGACTAATGCCGGATCTTCACCTCAGCTTCCTTCTCAGTGAGTTTGACATGAAGCGCTGACAGTCTGTCCCGCAGTCCGTCTCTCTCCACACGGAGCCTCTGGCTGTCCTCCTCTGAAGCTTTTAGCTGCGTCTCCATGTGCGACAGCCGCTCCTGCAATACTCTGTTCTGCATGAATGAAGACGAGCATTGTCATTTTTCCATGAATTGAGTGAGAAGCTTTCCGTTAAACTTCTGACTATATGtagatttacttttttcatgCATCAAATGTGGgtgaacagaaataataatatttgagtttttattcttaaatgttaattaaatcatgttttagTTCTATTTAAATGGAAATCTGCATAGCAATATAAAATACCTGAATATGGCAATCTTGCATTGCAATACTGAAATAATTCACTGCAACATTGCACTATTTGgacatatttcataaataatttgacctttaatttttttccccgcACAAAATATACAAAGTGCTAATTTGGGTTGGGATAAGTATTTGCCCCCTTACAGATTCCTGCTGCTTCAGGACCTGCATGACTTCCAGTATTTAGTGGAACCATGAATTCTGCCTTCGATGAGGAAACCCTGAAGAAGAGTAGTTGGCCGTCAGTTTGTGACCTTAAAGTTAAGCATACTTGGGTTACACCCACTAATAGGTTCCCCTCTgaatggctttaaaaaaaaaacaaatgagggTTTTGGATTGActtagtcaaagtctggactttatCTGATTGAGATGTTGTGGCATCACTTGAAACAGCTTGTTCATATTCTGCTGTgtagatatttttatataattcagTATAGAGGATTGGCATTCTTATGGCAGAGTAATTGACAGTCATTCAAAACGCTTCACGGCAGTCGATGCTAATGTTATTAGGTTTAGGGGCAATTATTTCTTTCTTGGTATTTACTCAAATTTTGTCTAGTCTTATAATAGAATTTGTTAGATGAGATAAAATGTTAAGTCAAAAGAAGTAAAATCATGAGAAATCTGTGAGGGAGTAAATACTTTTCCACAGCAAAGTACTTTAACAGCAATGAGAAAGTTCTAATACCTCAGCTTGCATATTTTCTAATTGAGTGAAGCTGATATTTCGACTAAAGGATGACTCCTCCATCTCTTCTCTGAGGGTGCGGAGCTCAGTCCTCAGGGAGTGCTCCAGTGTTACAGCCTAGAAAACGTGGGAGATACAAGGCTGTGAAACCTGTTTGCCTGCATAGCAGTcaaaaaaagttaatcagaTGTGACTCAATACACAGGTGAAAATGATCCAACCTCAGATAGTTGCTCCACCAGTCTCTGGTTGTGATTGGTCAACTGAGTCATCTGCTCGCTGTCATCTTTCCTCCGGTCCCGCCCCTCGCTGTGGTATTTCTGCAGCTCTGCCCTCAGTGAAGCTATGTCTGTGTTGAGCTCTGACTCCTTCTGCCCAGACTCCAGTTCATTCATCTCCAGCTTCCTCTGCAGGACATGCTTCTCCTGCTGTAAAGCCTGAGACAATAAACTGCACATTAATCAACTTCATGAGGTTGACAAAAAGTGTATGAATATCAGCAGCAGAGCCTACAAAAGGGAGACATGCAAATCATCAGGAGTCTCCCCATAAATGAAATAAGGAGAAACCTGCAGCTAGGGCTATATTTAGGAAAGCGTGGGGTGCCTGGACTAGAAAGTTTTGCAACAAGTTCTTTTTTGAATATGTAAATTGCAAAACAATAACGTTTAGACATATTTGTTTCAGAGGGGCGTTTAGGCTGGCCACaccaatttagttttctttattcaaaaagattttcattatttttaaataactgtctACATGgatatatttaacaaataaagcGTGACCCATAACGTTATATATAAAGGAAGAAATCGAGAGCAAATTGTAGCTAAgctttgatagaaaaaaaattaatgattcCTTCCCAAGATATTGTGATCTTTGCTGCACTCCAAAATCATCCTTTTGATTTGTCATTGATCGGAAACACACAACAaaggaaataaatcatttcaccTTCTCCTTCTTGCATACATGTGTGACAAATCGTCCTTGTACATTTCTTCAATTTTGGTGTTATTTGCTGAAAAACAGACCCGCAACATGATTGTCCCACCTCCAAACTCCAAACTGCGTTTGATGGGATTTTTTGGAGCAATGCGCAGCGACATTTCTCCTTGCAATACGTGACCCAAAGAGTTCaattttgatctcatctgacAAGAGTGTATACTTCCAGTATTTAACTATCTTGTTGAAATGTCTGTCCATGCATCACAGAGCATGGTAGACACACACCTGAAAAACAACCTAAGACTCAGAACACACTTTCCAACCAAGGGATAATTTAGGATGTTTCGGACTGGGAGGGGAAGAATATCTGAAGAGAGCCCAAGGATCCATAAGAAGAACGTTTTAGCAAGAGCCACTTTGCAACCAGAAGAACCATTAGCCTCTTGTTCAAATGATGAAACATTATTCAAGCTGCAAAACTCTTAATTCTTCAGTGAAGTATTGTGCTTTTTCTTGCATTAGATATAGATTGTGAGGGAAAAACTACTTCTGTTTATTCAGGGTCTCTGTAACTGTGTGAATGGTGTTTGGCTTTTGGACAATCTTTGGATTTCATGTAGCCTCATTAGaaacatatttactgagaaAGACATCAACATGTTGAAATTCTGTTCTACGTCATTTACCCAGACACAGCGCCCAAACCAGTGTTGAAATGATCGTTCAGTGTTTTCATAGAAGATAAGCTCAGTGGAAAAATCTTGAGAGGACTCTGTCTGTGACACAACATAACACCTACTGTTGCAGAAAGCTTTCATTCCAGACTTATTTGTCAACAATTGGTGGCTCAACATTGGGTAACCGCATTTCTATTTTCCTAGATGGAAAAACCCTAAGTAATGAATCGTATGATCAACGGAACAGcaactttttacacatttgaaaCTGACTCACATTTTGATTCATGAGGTATTTTCCTGTTTATGTTAAAGACAAGAGTTCTGTGCAGTTATTTTTCCTTCAGCCCAGTTATCTCCTTACCTccacctctttctctctctgctgcagagTTTCTGCCAGCTCCTCATTCTTCTCCAGCAAGGCCCGTCCCAGTTCTGCCGCCAGTATCAGGTCAGTCTCTATCGCTCCCCCGCCGTCCACGCCGTCAGCGGGGGACGAGGCTGACTGCAAAGCAAAGAGAGATAccgaagaggaagaggagagaggaaagaagGAGTCTTCCAGGCTGGGCGAGGGAAGGCTGTTTTTCCTGGGAGTGAACATGACTGAAACGTGTTGGCTTAAGGGATTAGTTTGAAACCATCACCCTCTTGGCTTTTGGATGACTTCTCCAGGGTCAGAGAGGTGAGGGATGAACTCCCATTCCTTCTCCTTTCCTTTAGTTTTCCACTGTGTTCTTCAGAGGCACCAACGCTGCAATCGTTCAGAAACTCTCCTCTTCAGAGACAAATCTGTAACAGCAAGAAATCAATACAGACAGACAATCTTAGAAAGGCTTAGCGTCACaagttgttttctgttgataTTATCTAACAACCTTAACAAGGAGGTCTTTTGTCTAACTGGTGATTTGGTTACTCTGACCGAAAATCTAGCTCCTTTATTACCATTGTTCTTGCTCCCCTCCCTAAATTCCACAGCTAGTGTAAGCATTGTGTTTCAGTCTCAGACTGTAaagaaactaaagtaaaaagtttCTGAAACCTTGTGAACAGAAACAATTGAGAATATTCCATGTTTTTTCCACGCACTTTAACTAATGTGATGTTCCTCTAACACAAATTTCATTCAAAACCATTTCCTTCTGAGGTCACTCTTTGACGTAACATTCTCCTTCCACCTCTTAAAGCCAATAATTCATCCAAATTAAAGCACTCCAGAACTTGGTCTGTATgtcaaattattcaaattttgaaGTCAGACGAAAACCCAAGTTATTCTGGCTCAAAGAAGAAGAATCAAGTCTGTCTTACCTGACGGGTTACCAGTCACCAGAAATAGTCTTCCTGTTTGGTGTTGAGTGTGCGCACATTTTGTCTGTGTGCCTGGGACTATTTGCGCAAGAGAGGCTCAGCTGGTTTCCCTGGTAGTGAAAACATCCGGTATGTAAATAGAATCTGAGGGCCACACCTCTTCCCGAGTCACGAAGGTGTAAAGGAAACAGAGTCAGGATCAGATGAAGCAGGTGCTGTTTGGATATCTAGTGGTTGAGCAGGGATATTAAAAGGCAGATAAAGTTTGAGGAAGTTGCTGCTTGAAAGCTCAGCAATCTTCTTTTGGGATGGAAAGAGATGAGGACACAAATAGGGGTCTGTTAACTTCAGCTCTCAccccctccttctcctcctgtcTTGTTTACCTGCTTGGAGTGTTTCAAAGGAGTGCTCTGTTCACTTATGAGGAAGGGGGCAGGGAGAGTGTCGAAGAGAAGGCAACTCACACCCCACCTCCTCTCAGGGGGCAGCAAACTGGGAAAAAGGGAATAAAAAGCTGAGCACGACACTCATCAAtcataaaacttatttttttgtcttagtttctgtgttttctgcattCTGATATGGCTTTCAGACTGTTTTTAGCTCTCTCTGTGATGCTTTTCCTGACAGCCTGTGAAGCTGGAAAGCAGATGCCCAAACTATCAAATAAGAAACTCTGCGCTGACTCTGAATGCAGTCGTAAGTAGCAACAGCTTCTATTTCTTCCTTGCTTACTGATTATATTATCTAACAACTGGAACATATGAAAgataaatgcagattttttttttttaaagaaatggaaCAAATACTGTTGCTTCTTCATGAATAAAGGAGAATAATTTGGAAAGTAGGGTACCAGAGTCTGGAGAAAGAGTGAAAAGGTACAGAATCCAATACTTGGGGAGCCATATCTGCTGATGTTGGTCCGCTGTGTTTTCTGAAGCCCAAAGACGGCTCAGAATCCACCAGGAAACTTTAGAGCACTCCATGCTTTTTTCTGCTCATAACTTTTATGAAggtactgattttattttctgtccacACTGCCAAAAGTACCAATACTTGCTTCAATAGCCATGTTATCACTGTACTGGAttggccagaaaaaaaaaaaccctgtttgaC encodes:
- the bicdl2 gene encoding BICD family-like cargo adapter 2 isoform X2 — its product is MFTPRKNSLPSPSLEDSFFPLSSSSSVSLFALQSASSPADGVDGGGAIETDLILAAELGRALLEKNEELAETLQQREKEVEALQQEKHVLQRKLEMNELESGQKESELNTDIASLRAELQKYHSEGRDRRKDDSEQMTQLTNHNQRLVEQLSEAVTLEHSLRTELRTLREEMEESSFSRNISFTQLENMQAENRVLQERLSHMETQLKASEEDSQRLRVERDGLRDRLSALHVKLTEKEAEATEALLAHSSALQAKDEQIQALKDELQSQEKELESLREEIKPFRGGENQSYSSLESELAKVRQEKESLTQQLLNTIKHKVVLSQELDAWQEDMRFVINQQVLQREEEKKKKEEKQEKESTVGLHRSKSLRVRGEGGKGFFSSLFKDK
- the bicdl2 gene encoding BICD family-like cargo adapter 2 isoform X1, producing MFTPRKNSLPSPSLEDSFFPLSSSSSVSLFALQSASSPADGVDGGGAIETDLILAAELGRALLEKNEELAETLQQREKEVEALQQEKHVLQRKLEMNELESGQKESELNTDIASLRAELQKYHSEGRDRRKDDSEQMTQLTNHNQRLVEQLSEAVTLEHSLRTELRTLREEMEESSFSRNISFTQLENMQAENRVLQERLSHMETQLKASEEDSQRLRVERDGLRDRLSALHVKLTEKEAEIEQEQGVVFELRTLNRSLQQKHLNLGEESFLGSTHTQPLSLLSEIQQTQATEALLAHSSALQAKDEQIQALKDELQSQEKELESLREEIKPFRGGENQSYSSLESELAKVRQEKESLTQQLLNTIKHKVVLSQELDAWQEDMRFVINQQVLQREEEKKKKEEKQEKESTVGLHRSKSLRVRGEGGKGFFSSLFKDK